Proteins from one Nicotiana tabacum cultivar K326 chromosome 23, ASM71507v2, whole genome shotgun sequence genomic window:
- the LOC107776324 gene encoding alkane hydroxylase MAH1-like encodes MTFSSLFASIAYLEIFIAIFFFFAIFWALGDRDKNGLPRNYPFFGMFPALLLSIHRIHEGTKEVLSKTGGTLLLKGIWFTNTDTLCTVDPANVHYIMSANFSTFPKGPEFKKIFDFLGDGIFNSDFDLWKNQREYARELIINQRYHKCLVKTIENKVKDGLIPIHEFMAKEDRVFDLQDIFKRFTFDTIFKIVTGFDPGCLSLEFPDVPFLKAMEDIDHVIVIRHLLPEIIWNLQKRLGVGPEKKLSKSVKFVDQVIGQYILMKHDELSKGAKTKEEEEEGFDLLTLCIVNDGEAKTGLKFDNKFLRDTILNFLVAGRDGVNSCLTWFIWLVFTHPEVEKNIREELRVIMPVGEAEKWRLFTVEELKNVVYLHAALYEALRLYPPVPFQFKTPQESDILPSGHHVHPKMRVMFNLYAMGRMEFIWGKDASEFKPERWISERGTIKHEPSYKFLSFNAGPRKCLGKGTSFTQLKAVAAAVIHNYQIKMVKGHDISPNCSVILHMKYGFKVRVKKRWA; translated from the coding sequence ATGACTTTCAGTTCTCTTTTTGCCTCAATAGCATACCTTGAAATCTTTATAgcaatctttttcttttttgcaatTTTTTGGGCTTTAGGAGATAGGGATAAAAATGGCCTACCAAGAAATTATCCATTTTTCGGTATGTTCCCAGCTCTACTTCTCAGTATACACAGAATTCATGAAGGGACTAAAGAGGTTCTTTCGAAAACTGGAGGTACTTTGTTATTAAAAGGCATTTGGTTTACTAATACAGATACTCTTTGCACAGTGGATCCTGCAAATGTGCATTATATCATGAGTGCAAATTTTTCAACTTTTCCGAAAGGGCCAGAATTCAAgaagatttttgattttttaggtGATGGAATTTTTAATTCTGACTTTGATTTGTGGAAGAATCAAAGGGAATATGCTAGAGAATTGATCATTAATCAGAGATATCACAAGTGTTTGGTGAAAACTATTGAGAACAAGGTCAAAGATGGCCTCATTCCAATTCATGAATTCATGGCTAAAGAAGATAGAGTTTTTGATTTGCAAGATATTTTCAAGAGATTTACTTTTGATACAATATTTAAAATAGTCACAGGCTTTGATCCTGGTTGCCTCTCTCTTGAGTTCCCAGATGTTCCCTTTCTTAAAGCCATGGAAGATATCGATCATGTTATAGTAATACGCCATTTATTACCAGAAATTATTTGGAACTTGCAAAAAAGGCTGGGAGTTGGTCCagaaaagaaactaagcaaatcTGTGAAATTTGTTGACCAAGTTATAGGTCAATATATATTGATGAAACATGATGAATTGAGCAAAGgagcaaaaactaaggaagaagaagaagaaggttttGACTTACTAACATTATGTATAGTCAATGATGGAGAAGCAAAAACAGGGTTGAAGTTTGATAATAAATTCTTGAGGGATACAATATTAAATTTCCTGGTCGCTGGACGTGATGGAGTTAACTCCTGCCTTACTTGGTTCATTTGGCTAGTTTTCACACATCCTGAGGTTGAAAAGAATATAAGGGAAGAACTCAGGGTAATCATGCCAGTGGGAGAAGCCGAAAAATGGAGGCTTTTTACCGTAGAAGAGTTGAAAAATGTTGTTTATTTACATGCTGCATTGTATGAAGCATTAAGGCTATATCCTCCAGTTCCATTCCAATTCAAGACTCCACAAGAATCTGATATTCTCCCAAGTGGTCATCATGTTCATCCCAAGATGAGAGTGATGTTTAATTTGTATGCAATGGGGAGGATGGAATTCATTTGGGGAAAGGATGCTTCAGAATTCAAGCCAGAGAGATGGATATCAGAGCGTGGAACGATAAAACATGAGCCATCTTACAAGTTTTTGTCTTTCAATGCAGGACCAAGGAAGTGCTTAGGGAAAGGAACGTCTTTCACTCAATTGAAAGCTGTGGCCGCTGCTGTCATCCATAATTACCAGATTAAAATGGTGAAAGGTCATGATATTTCCCCTAATTGCTCCGTTATCCTTCACATGAAATATGGTTTTAAAGTTAGGGTTAAGAAAAGATGGGCATAG